The genomic segment TTGCCAACACAACAGACGCCCAGATCAGCGATCCGGTGCGCCTTGTGCCCGGGCTGACGGGCATTGATTACGGCAAGGCAAGCCGCGCCGCTGAACTTAGCGCCGGAGAGCGCGGCTTGGTCGTGACGGGGATATTGGGCAGCGGGCGGCGCACCTTAGAATTTTTTGATCTCTATCGCTTCAAACCCGGCTTTGCCTATCTCTATGTGATCACTGGACAGGAAGAAGGACTCCCCGTCTTTTTTGAAACGGAAGTGGGCGTCAAAAATGTGATCACGACAGCGACCCCCGCCCTGGTGATGAATGTGCGCTTTGTGAACGCCCTGACGAACGTTGGCGATGTCGATGTGCGCATTGGTGGGCGGACGATCTTTAGCGCTGTCCCCCCAGAGACGGCGCTGGATTTCACCCCGATTGAAGGCATTGTCAGCACCATCCAGATTATCCCTACGGGGGGGGAGACGGTCATCCTGACCGCCGAACTCGTCGCCCGGGCGAACACCCAACTCTCAATCATCGCTCTGGGGTCGGGCGAAAATCTGCGCCTGCTGCAAACCGCCGAGCGCTACGATTCAACGACATCGGGGGCGCTGCTGCGCTTTGTCCATGCCGCGCCCGGGGTGGAGGCTGTCACCATCCAATCGCCCCTGACGATCCGATCCGCTGTGAACATTGATCCCTCCCTGCCCACGCCCACCCCCGTTGTCCGCAGCGTTCAGCAGTACGAGCGCGTGGAGTCGCTCTCCATCTCGCGAATTCGGGCATTTCGGGCGGGGACGTACACCTTCACCGCAAACCGCGTCACCGATGGCAGCCTTGTAGCGGATGTGTTCGATGTGACGATCCTTGAAGGGAAACGCTACGACTTGATTCTTTTTCCCGGTGATACAAGCCGCGCCCCGCGTTTGGTGCTGCTAGAGACGAAAGCGATGGACGAATAAGCACAGTGGCATTGCGTTTTCTTATCACAGGGATTGGCGGGTTTGTCGGCGGGCATTTGGCGGCACACCTACGCGAGCGTTACCCCGACGCCGATCTTCACGGGACGGTGCTGCACGCGACGGAAGGGGCAAAGGTTCAAGAGCGCCTAAGCGCCCTCGATGTGCGCCTTCATGCCTTAGACAGCCGCGACGAAGGGGCGACCCGCCATTTGCTCACTGAGATACAGCCGGACCGCATTGTTCACCTTGCCGGTCAGGCATTCATCCCTCGCTCCTTTGAGTCGCCATGGGAGACGATAGAGACGAACCTTCGAGGGGCGCTGAACCTCTTTGAAGGGATGCGTGCCGCCCGCCTGCTGAATACGCGCATCCTGATTGTTGGCTCGGCAGATGTCTATGGCATTGTCCCCTCGGAGGCGCTCCCCCTGCCGGAGAGCGCCCCACTCAACCCCACCAGCCCGTATGGGGTGAGCAAAGCGGCGCAAGACATGCTGGCGGCACAGTATGCCCGTTCGATGGGGCTGCACACGATCCGCGTTCGCCCTTTCAACCATATCGGACCGGGGCAAAGCAACCGTTTTGCGGCGGCGGACTGGGCATCCCAAATTGCCGAGGCAGAACTTGGGGCGCGTGAGCCAATCGTGCGGGTGGGCGATCTCTCCCCCGCCCGTGATTTCACCGATGTGCGCGATGTCGTCCGCGCCTATGCCCTGTTGTTGGAGACAGCGCGGGCGGGCGAGGTGTTCAACATTTGTCAGGGCGTGCCAGTGCGGATGGAGGTCATCTTGAACACCTTAATCCGCCTCAGCCGCGTACCGATCACCGTGACGGTAGACGCGGCACGGCTGCGCCCTTCGGATATTCCCATGCTCTACGGAGACTCAACCGCCCTCCGTGCCTGTACAGGCTGGCAGCCTGTTTACACCCTAGAGCAATCGCTCAGCGATATTCTGAACCAATGGCGGAAATTTCACACGACTCAGGAGACACAGTAATCACTATGGCAGCTACGGCAAAACGTGCCTTAATCACCGGCATCACCGGACAAGACGGGTCCTATCTCGCAGAATTGTTGTTGGAAAAAGGCTATCAGGTCTATGGCTTGGTGCGCCGTGCCAGCACTGTGAATTCCTCTCGCATCGCCCATATCCTCGATAAAATCACCCTCGTTTCCGGCGATTTACTCGATCAGGCGTCACTTCAACACGCGCTGCAAGTCTCCGAGCCAGAGGAAGTCTACAACCTTGCCGGGCAGAGCTTCGTGGGGACATCCTTCACCGAGCCGATTTTCACCGCCGAGGTCACCGGTCTAGGCGTCACACGCATGTTGGACGCCATCCGCTTTGTGAATCCCGCCATCCGCTTTTATCAGGCAAGTTCGTCGGAGATGTTCGGGAAGGTTCACGAAGTCCCTCAACGGGAGACAACGCCGCTCCACCCCCGCAGCCCGTATGGGGTGGCAAAGGTCTATGGGCATTGGATCACGATCAACTACCGTGAAAGCTATGGGCTGCACGCCACCAGTGGAATTCTCTTTAACCACGAATCGGAGCGGCGCGGGTTGGAATTTGTGACCCGCAAGGTGACACACGGCGTCGCCCGCATCAAACTAGGCTTGGCGGAAGAACTGCGCTTGGGCAACCTTGACTCACAGCGCGATTGGGGCTTTGCTGGCGATTACGTGTACGCCATGTGGTTGATGCTTCAGCAGGACTCCCCCGACGATTACGTTGTGGCGACGGGCGAGACGCACACGATCACCAAACTGGTGGAAACGGCATTCGGCTATGTGGGGCTGGATTGGCGTGAATTCGTCGTCCAAGACCCGGCGTTTATGCGCCCCGCAGAGGTTGATCTGCTCATTGGCGATCCCTCGAAAGCAAAGCGGCAGTTGGGCTGGCAGCCGCAAATGCCCTTTACACAGTTGATTCACCGCATGGTCGATTATGACCTGAAGGCGCTTCAGAACGGTCACAGCAAGAAATAAGGTACGCCCGCCGCCTGTCACCCCTACGGGGCTTGAAGGCAAATGCCGCACGGTGTATTCCGTGTTAAGCCCCAGCGGGGTGATTATTCTTAGCGCGGGCGTTTTAACCCCGCGCCACCCCTACGGGGCTTGAAGGCAAATGCGGCACGGTGTATTCCGTCTTAAGCCCCATCG from the Anaerolineales bacterium genome contains:
- a CDS encoding GDP-mannose 4,6-dehydratase; amino-acid sequence: MALRFLITGIGGFVGGHLAAHLRERYPDADLHGTVLHATEGAKVQERLSALDVRLHALDSRDEGATRHLLTEIQPDRIVHLAGQAFIPRSFESPWETIETNLRGALNLFEGMRAARLLNTRILIVGSADVYGIVPSEALPLPESAPLNPTSPYGVSKAAQDMLAAQYARSMGLHTIRVRPFNHIGPGQSNRFAAADWASQIAEAELGAREPIVRVGDLSPARDFTDVRDVVRAYALLLETARAGEVFNICQGVPVRMEVILNTLIRLSRVPITVTVDAARLRPSDIPMLYGDSTALRACTGWQPVYTLEQSLSDILNQWRKFHTTQETQ
- the gmd gene encoding GDP-mannose 4,6-dehydratase yields the protein MAATAKRALITGITGQDGSYLAELLLEKGYQVYGLVRRASTVNSSRIAHILDKITLVSGDLLDQASLQHALQVSEPEEVYNLAGQSFVGTSFTEPIFTAEVTGLGVTRMLDAIRFVNPAIRFYQASSSEMFGKVHEVPQRETTPLHPRSPYGVAKVYGHWITINYRESYGLHATSGILFNHESERRGLEFVTRKVTHGVARIKLGLAEELRLGNLDSQRDWGFAGDYVYAMWLMLQQDSPDDYVVATGETHTITKLVETAFGYVGLDWREFVVQDPAFMRPAEVDLLIGDPSKAKRQLGWQPQMPFTQLIHRMVDYDLKALQNGHSKK